Below is a window of Geomonas oryzisoli DNA.
CCGCTGGTCTTGCCTTCTCCAACGCCATCCTCGGGGCCGCCCACGCCATGACGCACCAGGTCGACGGCCTGCTCGATCAGCACCACGGCGAAACCAACGCCTCCATCCTGCCGCACGTGATGCGCTTCAACCTGCAGGCCTGCCCCGAGCGCTTCCGCGACATCGCCGTCGCCATGGGCGAAGACATCACCGGGCTGACCCTCGAGGCCGCAGCCGAACGCTCCATAGAGGCGGTGCAGCGCCTGATCGAGGACATCGGGCTCGCCAAGGGGCTCTCCGAGCTCGGTCTCAAGGAGGAATTCATCCCGCTTCTGAGCGAGAACGCCACCAAGGACGCCTGTCTGGTCACCAACCCGCGCTACGCAACCCGCGAGCAGATCGAGCAGATCTACCGCAACGCCATGTAGGCCTTAAGCCGCAAAGGAAGCGCCGTGAAAAACAGGGGCAAACTCCTCGAACAGCTGACCGGTGTCGACTCCTCCAAGCTCAACTACTACGTCGAGCTCAAGAAGAGGAACCAGGACGTTCTCAAGCAGAACAGCCGCCTGGAGATACTGCAGCAGCTGACCCGCGACATCAACATCGACATGTCCATCGGCGACATCATCGAGAGGGCCTTCCGGAAGCTCCCCGAGGCGCTCCCCTGCGACTTCCTGGCGCTGGCGAAGCTCACCGAGGGAAAGCTCAAGCTGATCGCCATGGCGCCGCGCGACTTCAGCGATCAAGGCTATATTCCGAAGCAGTCCATCCTCTGGAACGCATTCAGGGACAAGGGGGCGACCAGCTACAACCCGATGCTGGACCCGCTCTGCCTGGCCCAGGTGACCAGGAAACACACCGAGCCGCTGCGCTCCCTCGCCGCGGCCCCGCTGTTTGAACGTTCATCGGTTACGGGCCTTTTGCTCCTGGGGAGCACCATCGACGCGGCCTACGCCCGTGCCGAACTGAACTTCGTGCAGCACCTGGCCGACCAGCTCGCCATCAGCATGCAGAACGCGCGGCTGTACAAGCAGGTCTCCCGCGCCAAGAAGGAATGGGAAGCGACCTTCCGCGCCGTCACCGATCCCATCTTCCTCATCGATACCGATTACAACGTGCTGCTGCACAACGGCCAGCTCCCCCCGGGCATGAGCAACGCCTTCAACCAGGCCATCAGCAACAAGTGCTTCGCCAAACTGAGGGGCGGGACCGAGCCCTGCCAGAACTGCCCCATCCAGGAGATCAAGGAGACCGGAAAGCCGGTGTTCCAACAGTGGAACACCCCGGAGGGTGAATTCCTCGAGCTCTCCTACTACCCCGTGTTCAACGAGGAGAAGCAGCTCGCCGCGGTCACCATCATCATGAAGGACGTGACCAAGAAGCTGAAGATGGAGGCGCAGCTGGTGCAGTCCGCCAAGATGGTGGCGCTGGGTGTGATGGCGGCCGGCGTCGCCCACGAGCTGAACAGCCCCATGACGGTGATCATCGGGACCGCGCAGATGCTCGCCCGCGACCTGCAGGGGGAGGAGGATTCCGAGCGCGGCGAGGCGCTTTCCGACATCATCAACTGCGGTCTGCGCTGCAAGCGCATCATCCAGAACCTGCTGACCTTCTCGCGCCAGGACCAGGCCCCGTTCTCGCCGATCGACCTGAACGCCGAGGCGGAGCGGGTGCTGGACATGATCCAGTACCAGATCAACCGCAGCCAGATCGCCATCTTCGAGCACTTCGACCGCGACCTCCCCAAGATCAACGCCAACGGGCCGCAGATCCAGCAGGTGCTGACCAACTTCCTGATCAACGCGCGCGACGCGCTCACCGAGGTGGACGGCAAGGAGAAGGTGATCGAGGTTTCCACCTCGCTGCGGGTGGACGGGAAGCAGCGCTTGGCCGTCCTCAGCGTTTCCGACAACGGCATCGGCATCGCGCCCGAGAACGTTTCCAAGATATTCACCCCGTTTTACACGAGCAAGGAGGCCAGCAAGGGGACCGGCCTCGGTCTCTCGGTCAGCCTGGGCATCGCCGAATCGCACCACGGCAACATCGAGGTGGAAAGCACCTTGGGGCAGGGGAGCTGTTTCAGCCTCGTCCTGCCGGTAGATGAAAGCAACGACCAATAGTTGGGAGCACGCCGTGACAGAATCTCAAATGCAAATACTGATAATCGATGACGAGAGGGACGTGTGCACCTTTTTCCGCCGCCTGCTGACGCGCAGGGGGTACCAGGTGGTCACCGCGGCCAACGAGCCCGAGGCCCTGGCCGCGCTGGAGGCGGGACGTTTTGCCGTCGCCCTGGTCGACCTGAAACTTCCCGACACCGACGGCATCACGCTCCTCGAGATCATCAAGTCGAGGCAGCCCTCCTGCGAGGTGATCATCATGACCGGCTACTCGACGGTCAAGACCGCGGTCACCGCCATGCAGCTGGGTGCCTACGAGTACCTGGAAAAGCCCTTCGACGACATCGACCAGATCGAGCAAATGATCGAGCGTGCCGCAGGCGCCGGTGCCGTGCACGGCAGGGGGAGTGCCGTCCCCGACGAGTGGGCAGCGGTGGCCCAGGGGGTCGGTTTCCGGGTCGGCGTGTCGCCCCCGATGAAGAGGATGGTGTCGCTCGCCTACAAGGTGGCCGGCAAGGATATCTCCGTCCTGATCCAGGGGAAGACCGGCACCGGCAAGGAAGTGCTGGCGCGTTTCATCCACGCCGCCTCCGCCCGCGCCGGCCAGCCCTTCATTCCGGTCAACTGCGGCGCGCTCCCGGAGAATCTGCTCGAAAGCGAACTGTTCGGGCACGAAAAGGGTGCCTTCACCGGCGCCAACCAGACCCGGCGCGGCATCTTTGAGCTGGCCAACAACGGCACCCTTCTCTTGGACGAGATCGGCGACGCCACGCCCCAGATCCAGGTGAAACTGTTGCGGGTGCTCGAAACCGGCGAGTTCATGAGGGTAGGGGGGGAGCGTCCCATCAAGACCGACGTCAGGGTGATCGCCGCCACCAACGTCGACCTGGAGCAGGCCATCAAGGAGAAGACCTTCCGCGAAGACCTCTTTTACCGGCTCAACGTCGTGCGCCTGGAGATCCCGTCTCTTGCCGAGCGCTACGAGGATATCCCGCTTCTGGCAGAGCACTTCGTGCAGCAGTTGAACCGGGACCTGAGGCTTTCTCCCGGCACCGTGCGGCTGCTGCAGGGGTACAACTGGCCGGGCAACATTCGCGAACTCGCCAACGTGATGCGGCGGGCGGTGGTGATCTGTAACGGCGACACCATCCTTCCCGAACACCTGGGGGGGACCTTTCTGGCCGGCCCTTCCGCGCCTGTGCGTTCCGTCGTGCAGCCGGCGCCGCGAGTCGCCGATCCCGAGTCCTTTTCGGCGGGAGGCGACCTCGTCGAGCAGTGTCGCAGCTGCGAATGCCTGGACCGGTTGGGTGCCGACGAACTGACCGGTATGCTCACCTCCCTGCGCCAGGCCCAGTCCAATCTGCTCACCGTGATGCGCAGGAAGAAGATCGTTCCGCCGCTGTGCGCCTTGAAGGACTCCGAGGCCGAGACCATCAAGGAAGCCTTGGCCCAATACGACGGCAACATCACCGATGCCGCCAAGGCATTAGGGATCGCGCGGAACACCTTATACAGGAAGATGAAGGAGCTGGAGCTTCCGGGGCGGTAGTTTGTTGTCGGGGGAGCGTCGCGTAACTGATTCTGACTTT
It encodes the following:
- a CDS encoding ATP-binding protein encodes the protein MKNRGKLLEQLTGVDSSKLNYYVELKKRNQDVLKQNSRLEILQQLTRDINIDMSIGDIIERAFRKLPEALPCDFLALAKLTEGKLKLIAMAPRDFSDQGYIPKQSILWNAFRDKGATSYNPMLDPLCLAQVTRKHTEPLRSLAAAPLFERSSVTGLLLLGSTIDAAYARAELNFVQHLADQLAISMQNARLYKQVSRAKKEWEATFRAVTDPIFLIDTDYNVLLHNGQLPPGMSNAFNQAISNKCFAKLRGGTEPCQNCPIQEIKETGKPVFQQWNTPEGEFLELSYYPVFNEEKQLAAVTIIMKDVTKKLKMEAQLVQSAKMVALGVMAAGVAHELNSPMTVIIGTAQMLARDLQGEEDSERGEALSDIINCGLRCKRIIQNLLTFSRQDQAPFSPIDLNAEAERVLDMIQYQINRSQIAIFEHFDRDLPKINANGPQIQQVLTNFLINARDALTEVDGKEKVIEVSTSLRVDGKQRLAVLSVSDNGIGIAPENVSKIFTPFYTSKEASKGTGLGLSVSLGIAESHHGNIEVESTLGQGSCFSLVLPVDESNDQ
- a CDS encoding sigma-54-dependent transcriptional regulator, whose amino-acid sequence is MQILIIDDERDVCTFFRRLLTRRGYQVVTAANEPEALAALEAGRFAVALVDLKLPDTDGITLLEIIKSRQPSCEVIIMTGYSTVKTAVTAMQLGAYEYLEKPFDDIDQIEQMIERAAGAGAVHGRGSAVPDEWAAVAQGVGFRVGVSPPMKRMVSLAYKVAGKDISVLIQGKTGTGKEVLARFIHAASARAGQPFIPVNCGALPENLLESELFGHEKGAFTGANQTRRGIFELANNGTLLLDEIGDATPQIQVKLLRVLETGEFMRVGGERPIKTDVRVIAATNVDLEQAIKEKTFREDLFYRLNVVRLEIPSLAERYEDIPLLAEHFVQQLNRDLRLSPGTVRLLQGYNWPGNIRELANVMRRAVVICNGDTILPEHLGGTFLAGPSAPVRSVVQPAPRVADPESFSAGGDLVEQCRSCECLDRLGADELTGMLTSLRQAQSNLLTVMRRKKIVPPLCALKDSEAETIKEALAQYDGNITDAAKALGIARNTLYRKMKELELPGR